The following DNA comes from Picosynechococcus sp. PCC 7003.
GGAAATGTCCATCGGCCATGGCGGCGATTAAGGGTTGGTGGGTGACGCAAAGCACCTGATGATACTGGCTGAGGTGATGGAGCTTGGTGGCGATCGCCTGGGCCACTTTTCCCGAAACCCCCGCATCAATTTCATCAAACACCAACGTTTTCGGCGTCGTCTGCTGCTGGGTGAAACAGGCTTTTAGGGCGAGCAGAAAGCGGCTCATTTCCCCACCGGAGGCAATTTCGGCCAGGGGTTGGGCCACTTCCCCAGGATTTGGGCTGAAATAAAATGTGACTTGATCGGCCCCGGTGGCGGTAGGCGAAATGGGAGTGAGGCGACATTCAAAACTCACCTTTTCCATGGCCAGGGGCTTAAGTTCTTTAACAAGTCGTTTTTCTAATTTTTGGGCCGCTTTTTGGCGCAATTGGGTCAATGTGTAGCACTGATCTTCTAGGGCTTGGTATTTCAATCCACAGTCTTGTTCTAGGGCTTCAATGGATTGATCCGTCGCGGTGAGGACATCTAGCTCCCCCTGGAGTTTGTCCCGGTAGGCGATCGCCTCGGTGAGGGTCGGGCCATACTTGCGGCAAATTTGCTTCAGCACGCGAATCCGTTCGGCAATGTCAGCTAATTGTTCTGGATCGGCTTCGAGGTTGTTGCCATAGGTACTGATTTGGTGGCCTGCTTCGACGACTTCTGTGAGGGCATTGCGCACCATCTCCAGAATGCCCGTCAACTGCGCGTCATAGTCCGCCATTTCTTTGAGCACGTTCTCGGCATCCCCCAAAAGATCGGCCACCGCTGGGGTTTCGGGGTCGTCATTTTGGTACAAAATCTGGTGCGCCTGGTAACTGAGCTGTTGTAATTCCACTACATGGGAGAGGCGATCGCCTTCCTGTTGCAATGCTTCTAGCTCCTCATGATCCTCTAAATGGGCGTCACAAAGCTCCTGGAGTTGATATTGCAATAAATCTAGCCGTTGTAGTCGTTCTTGCTCTGAAGTGCGCCGACTTTCGAGCAATTGCTTTGCTTTGAGATAAATTTGATAGGCAGAAGTCACAAGCTGCCGCTGCTGTTGCACCTGGGAGCCACCGTAGCTATCTAATAGAATCCGTTGCCGTTCAGGAATCAAGAGTTCGACCGTTTGGCCCTGGGCGGTAATTTCCACCAGTTGCGCCCTCAGTTCTGCCATCAAACCCTGGTTGAGAATAATCCCGTTAACACGACTGCGCGATCGCAAACCAGTGCGGGTTAGGCTCAACTCCCGACTGCAGACCACCGTTTCATCCTCTAGCAGATCAATGTCTTGACTCCGTAACCATTGCTTGGCGCTGGGAGTGAGGTTAAATGTCGCCTCAATAAAAGCCCGTTCTCCGGTGGCATCCCCTTGATCATTTTTTGCCCGAATTAACCGCGCCGTTGCTTTTCCCCCCAGGGCAAGATCCAGGGCATCGAGGATAATCGATTTTCCGGCTCCCGTTTCGCCGGTCAAAACCATCAGCCCCGCCTGTAAATCGAGTTCTAGGTGATCAATCAACGCAAAATTTTCAATGCGGAGGCAACATAGCATAAATGGTTTGAGGAAAGAAAAGTCATTCGCTGTTTATCTTAGCCTAGCCACTTGCGGAGCATTTCAATAAATTTCTGGATATCTAGGGGCTTGATTAAACAGTCGTTCATCCCTGCATCAAGGCAGGCTTGGCGATCACTTTCCATGGCATTGGCTGTAATGGCAACAATGGGAACGGCCTGGTATTGGCGGCCCGCTTCCCCAGCGCGAATTCTTTGGGTTGCCTCATACCCATCCATGCCGGGCATCATGCAATCCATCAGGATTAGCTCAACGGGATTGGCGGGAGCGGTATTTCTCAAATAGTCTAAACACTCTATCCCACTAGAAACTATCTGAAACTCCAGATCATAGAGAGCGGCAATCTCGTGGACAACGATTTGATTCATACGGTTGTCTTCGACCAGGAGTAAATGGCGATCGCCTAACGTGGTTGCCGTAGTCCTAAAATCATCAACTGCCCCCGGTGCTGTGCTGATTGTGCTGGTGCTGCCAGTTCCTGTCTCTGGCGTCTCTACTCCCGTCAATGCCGCCCATAATTCCAAAGGGCTAATCGGTTTCGTGAGGCACCGGGTTGCTGGGAGTTGTCGTAAATGGGCCTGGGCCTCAATGCGATCAATGGCCGTCGCAACCAAATATACTATTCCTTCGTGGCGCGGATCCTGTTGTAGCCTCTGAATCAAAGTCTGTCCTGCCATATCCGGCAGAAACTCATCCATAACGATGAAATCAAAAGGAGGTGCAGTAGATTGCGGTTCTAACTCGAGAGACGTGGCCCATCGTTCTAAGGCGATCGCCCCATCCGGTGCCACAACCACCGCCGCCCCCCACTGGGTCAATTGCTCCCGGAGTACTTGTTGATGACTCGCATGACCACTGATCAAAAGAATATTAGTCTGCCCCGGTAACTGCCGAGACTGAGGTGCCCGTTCACTGGGTTGCACCAACGCTGTAAAGGTAAAGTGACTCCCCCGATTTAGCTCACTTTCTACCTGAATTGTTCCTCCCATCAAGCCACATAATTTTTTGCTAATGGTCAGACCTAAACCCGTACCGCCGTATTCCCGCGTCGTACCACCATCGGCCTGGGTAAACTCCGTAAACAATGTCCTAATTTGTTCCGGCGCAATGCCAATGCCTTGATCACTGACTGATCCCGTCAGCAACAATGCTTCCCCCTGGGGCTGTAGCGTCGCTGAAATGGTAATCTCGCCCTGCTGGGTGAACTTGATGGCATTATTGAGTAAATTGATGAAAATTTGCTGGAGTCTAATGGCGTCTCCCTTGATCCAGGGCGTTTGCAGACCCGTGAGATCCAAAATCAGTTGCAGGTTCTTTTGCTCGGCCTCTAGGGCTAGGGGTTTTACTAAGGCCTCAAACATTTCATAGAGGTTAAACTCTCGGCTATCGATGATGAGTTTGCCTGCCTCAATTTTTGAATAGTCTAAAATATCGTTGATCACGTTCAACAGCATGTTAGCGCTGGATTGGGCAATGCGTAGTTCCGCCCGTTGTTCTTCTGTGAGCACGCTAGACTCTAGAACTTGCAACATCCCCAGTACCCCATTAATGGGGGTGCGAATCTCGTGACTCATGGTCGCTAAAAAAGCACTCTTGGCCCGGACAGCCTGTTCTGCCTTTTCCTTGGCTAAGAGGAGGGCCTGTTCTGTTTGCTTGAGTTGGTTGATCACAATCAATGTCAATACAACGCCGTCGACACTATTGTCTTCTCGGCGATAGGGCAAAATTCTTAGCAAAAGTTGGTCATCATTTTTTTGATTGACGACCTCTATATCTTTAGTCGTGTCTTGGGTCGCCACCTGTTCAATGAGGGCCATCAAGTTATCAATATTTAAGTGGTTGACCAGCTCCGATAGGGGACGACCCACATCAGTATTCCGAAAGTTGAAAACCTCTATGGCAGCGGGGGTGAATTTACGGATATTAAGGTCTTTATCTAGGAAAATAACGCCGATATTCGTACTCCGCAAAAGGTTATCAATATCTGCACTTAATTCTGTGAGTTGCTTGATGCGTTCTTGGTTTTCTGTATTGACGGTGTAGAGTTCTTCGTTAACGGATTGAAGCTCTTCATTGGTGCTTTGGAGTTCTTCGTTGGCGGCGAGGGCTTCTTCGTTGGTGGCCTGTTGTTCTTCGTTGGCGGTTTCGAGTTTTTCGATGGTGGCTTGGAGATTTTCGCGCGTCTGCTGTAGTTCGAATTCTAATTCTCGCACCCGTTGGGACAGGTCAATGCTGGGATTGTATTCTGCGCCGGCGATCGCCTTTTGGGAGATTTGCTCCGTGGTACTCACCAACTCCAACAGCACGATCAGCATTTTGTTGATGCTGGAATCTTCCGTAAAACCTACCCACAGGTCAACGATGTAACCTTCTAGTTCTTGCACCTGGATATTGTTGTACAAAACAGGTTCTTGGCTACGTTTGGCTCGGTAGAGGGCAGTGCTGAGGGGCAGTCTTAAAGAAGGGAGAACGATATCTAAAATATTGACATTGATTTCCCCCAGGGGAAATTCCAAAAGATGGGCCGTATTGAGAAAAATATGGAGGGCTTGGTAGTTTTGATCGATTAGGACACAGGTCGTCGAGAGGGTCCCAAAACGGAGCTTAAAAACAGAACTCAAACAGCGGTCATATTGGGATTGATTACTTTTGCTAGAGCGGGGAATGGCAATAGATTGCACCACCGAGGGCTGAATCAAAGGGCTGATGGGGAGGTTGATATCCTGACGTTTTTGGTAGATTTTCCAGATGGAATTGATAACTTGAAAGGTATAGTCGAGGCTCCCTAAATTTTCGGACGGGCCAAGCAATAAAATCCCCTGGGGAGTCAAGGAAAAATGCAACAGTTTAAGCACTTGTTCCTGGAGGGACGGTTGCAGATAAATCAGCATATTCCGACAGCTGACCAGGTGCATTTGAGAAAAACCTGGATTGCGGGTCAGGTCATGGGACGCAAAAATGACCTGGGATCGAATAAATTTTTTAATTGTATAACCGTCACCATCCTGGATGAAGTATTCCTCTAAGTATTCGGCACTCACTTCGTTACAGATGTTTTGGCTGTAGTGGCCATGGGACGCAATAATCAGAGCTTCTTGGTCGATGTCGGTGGCAAATAATTTTACGGGACAGAAGTGCTGCATCGTCTTCATCACTTCATGAACGGCGATCGCCATGGAATAGGCTTCCTCCCCCGTAGAACAAGCAGCTACCCAGATACGCAGCGGTTGATCTGGTTCCAAGCCATTGATCAGGGTCGGTAAAACCTCTGTTTTGAGTAACTCCCACACCTCTGGATCCCGGAAAAAACGTGTCGAACCAATCAGCAGATCCTGGCGGAGATTCTTGACTTCTCCTGGCGTTGTCTGCAAATAGCGAATGTATTGTTCGACGCTGTTGGCATGGGAGAGCAGAAGACGATGGACGATGCGCCGTTGCAAAGTACCGGGTTTATAGCGGCAAAAATCAATATCTTCATAGGTCCGCAGAATATCTAAAATTTGTGTCAGTTGTTGCGGTGAAAGAATCGAATTGTTGTTCAGATTATCGTTGCTCTGGAGGGCTTGGGAAGAGGTGTACCGAATAATGTCGCACACCGCCAGGGCCAGATCCGCCGGAGACAAAATTTCATCAATTAGCCCTGAACTCAGGGGACTCGTGGGCATCGCACCAAACTGAGCCGTTTCTTCGGATTGCACCAGAGCCACCCCCCCGGCGCGACTAATCGCTTTTAAGCCCTCGGTGCCATCGCGGCCTGTACCAGATAGCAAAATACCGATGGTGCGATCGCCTCTTTCCTGGGCCAGACTGAGGAAAAAATGATCAATGGGGTAGTTAGAGTGATGGTTGAGGTTGGGTTCGAGGATGAGATGCTGGCCCTGTAAGCTCACCATAAAGCCAACGGGGAGCACATAAACTTGGTTAAGGCTGAGGACAGTCTGAGCTTCAATGGCAGAAACTTGCAAAGCAGTCCGACGCTGGAGCAATTCAACCATCATGCTCCGAAAATTTGGAGATAAATGCTGCAGCACCACAAAGGCCGCCCCAGGATTGGGTGGTAGATTTGCGAAGAAAGCTTCTAGGGCCTGTAGGCCACCAGCAGAGGCACCAATTCCGACAACAAAATGGGAAGTAGAAAATTCATTGCTCGGAGGGAATTGTGCCATGGGGAAATTTTTTGGGGGAGAAATCTTAACCCCAGCATAGATTTTAAAATTTAAAACTACAAAATTTTATTAATATATCGAACTAAAGGCATATTTCTATAAATCTCAAATTTCAATCGTAATACGAAACCAGATAAAAATTGTCTCGGATACAATGAAGCAAAATTTTTCACACCAAGCTAGCATAAATTATGGATTCTAATCAGTTAAATCGAGACAATAGTATTCCGCCTCAGTTATCTTTTGGCGATCGCCAACCGGGTTTTCCCGTGATCAAGATTAACAATGCGTTCGCCACGGCAGAAATTTCCCTCTATGGAGGGCAAGTGTTGTCTTTTCAACCCAAAAAAGCCCAGGCCGATCTCTTATTTTTAAGCGATCGCAGTACCTATCAATTGGGCAAAGCGATTCGGGGGGGGATTCCCATCTGTTGGCCTTGGTTTGGGGCAGATCCCGCCAGATTAGGACGAGCCAACCATGGTTTTGGGCGCGATCGCCTCTGGACTGTTCGAAACACTGAAACCCTGGAGAACGGCGCAACCCGCGTTGCTTTAAGTTTGCAGGACGACGAAGCGACCCGCAAAATTTGGAATTATGCATTCGAAGTGGCGATCGCCATCACCGTGGGCGAAACCCTCGACCTCGAACTGACAAGCCATAACCGCGACCAGCGACCGATGACCATTACCCAAGCTCTCCATACCTATTTCACCGTAGGCGATATTCAGCAAGTGAAAGTGCTGGGTCTGGCGGGCCTTGAT
Coding sequences within:
- the recN gene encoding DNA repair protein RecN — encoded protein: MLCCLRIENFALIDHLELDLQAGLMVLTGETGAGKSIILDALDLALGGKATARLIRAKNDQGDATGERAFIEATFNLTPSAKQWLRSQDIDLLEDETVVCSRELSLTRTGLRSRSRVNGIILNQGLMAELRAQLVEITAQGQTVELLIPERQRILLDSYGGSQVQQQRQLVTSAYQIYLKAKQLLESRRTSEQERLQRLDLLQYQLQELCDAHLEDHEELEALQQEGDRLSHVVELQQLSYQAHQILYQNDDPETPAVADLLGDAENVLKEMADYDAQLTGILEMVRNALTEVVEAGHQISTYGNNLEADPEQLADIAERIRVLKQICRKYGPTLTEAIAYRDKLQGELDVLTATDQSIEALEQDCGLKYQALEDQCYTLTQLRQKAAQKLEKRLVKELKPLAMEKVSFECRLTPISPTATGADQVTFYFSPNPGEVAQPLAEIASGGEMSRFLLALKACFTQQQTTPKTLVFDEIDAGVSGKVAQAIATKLHHLSQYHQVLCVTHQPLIAAMADGHFRVTKQVQAQTKNRTGDRTLVTVESLQHHHNRRDELAQLTGGHAADDAISFAESLLAQAQTLKEGLIKTTKA
- a CDS encoding CheR family methyltransferase, translating into MAQFPPSNEFSTSHFVVGIGASAGGLQALEAFFANLPPNPGAAFVVLQHLSPNFRSMMVELLQRRTALQVSAIEAQTVLSLNQVYVLPVGFMVSLQGQHLILEPNLNHHSNYPIDHFFLSLAQERGDRTIGILLSGTGRDGTEGLKAISRAGGVALVQSEETAQFGAMPTSPLSSGLIDEILSPADLALAVCDIIRYTSSQALQSNDNLNNNSILSPQQLTQILDILRTYEDIDFCRYKPGTLQRRIVHRLLLSHANSVEQYIRYLQTTPGEVKNLRQDLLIGSTRFFRDPEVWELLKTEVLPTLINGLEPDQPLRIWVAACSTGEEAYSMAIAVHEVMKTMQHFCPVKLFATDIDQEALIIASHGHYSQNICNEVSAEYLEEYFIQDGDGYTIKKFIRSQVIFASHDLTRNPGFSQMHLVSCRNMLIYLQPSLQEQVLKLLHFSLTPQGILLLGPSENLGSLDYTFQVINSIWKIYQKRQDINLPISPLIQPSVVQSIAIPRSSKSNQSQYDRCLSSVFKLRFGTLSTTCVLIDQNYQALHIFLNTAHLLEFPLGEINVNILDIVLPSLRLPLSTALYRAKRSQEPVLYNNIQVQELEGYIVDLWVGFTEDSSINKMLIVLLELVSTTEQISQKAIAGAEYNPSIDLSQRVRELEFELQQTRENLQATIEKLETANEEQQATNEEALAANEELQSTNEELQSVNEELYTVNTENQERIKQLTELSADIDNLLRSTNIGVIFLDKDLNIRKFTPAAIEVFNFRNTDVGRPLSELVNHLNIDNLMALIEQVATQDTTKDIEVVNQKNDDQLLLRILPYRREDNSVDGVVLTLIVINQLKQTEQALLLAKEKAEQAVRAKSAFLATMSHEIRTPINGVLGMLQVLESSVLTEEQRAELRIAQSSANMLLNVINDILDYSKIEAGKLIIDSREFNLYEMFEALVKPLALEAEQKNLQLILDLTGLQTPWIKGDAIRLQQIFINLLNNAIKFTQQGEITISATLQPQGEALLLTGSVSDQGIGIAPEQIRTLFTEFTQADGGTTREYGGTGLGLTISKKLCGLMGGTIQVESELNRGSHFTFTALVQPSERAPQSRQLPGQTNILLISGHASHQQVLREQLTQWGAAVVVAPDGAIALERWATSLELEPQSTAPPFDFIVMDEFLPDMAGQTLIQRLQQDPRHEGIVYLVATAIDRIEAQAHLRQLPATRCLTKPISPLELWAALTGVETPETGTGSTSTISTAPGAVDDFRTTATTLGDRHLLLVEDNRMNQIVVHEIAALYDLEFQIVSSGIECLDYLRNTAPANPVELILMDCMMPGMDGYEATQRIRAGEAGRQYQAVPIVAITANAMESDRQACLDAGMNDCLIKPLDIQKFIEMLRKWLG
- a CDS encoding D-hexose-6-phosphate mutarotase, with the protein product MDSNQLNRDNSIPPQLSFGDRQPGFPVIKINNAFATAEISLYGGQVLSFQPKKAQADLLFLSDRSTYQLGKAIRGGIPICWPWFGADPARLGRANHGFGRDRLWTVRNTETLENGATRVALSLQDDEATRKIWNYAFEVAIAITVGETLDLELTSHNRDQRPMTITQALHTYFTVGDIQQVKVLGLAGLDYIDKVDSAQQKSQIGEVTIQGEVDRIYQNTAPKLFIDDPSLERKIEVCSRNSTTTIVWNPGMEKTATMGDLSPDAYQQFLCVETANAAAESITLAPGERYTLGVTYRLL